The Bacteroidota bacterium genome includes a region encoding these proteins:
- a CDS encoding ABC-F family ATP-binding cassette domain-containing protein: MPIFTCNQLAKSYHNRLLFENVSFGLDDGDRVGIIGRNGAGKTTLLRIIAGEEQPDTGQVVFNKSARFRYLPQLPSFDRHANPLDTVLMARPDQYRLLKEYDQIAHSTSPDTDRLAVLAHDLDATGGWNLEQQAREMLHRLGVTDFSADVTTLSGGQRKRIALAQVLLSDPDLLILDEPTNHLDADTVQWLQDVLQQSPRALLLITHDRYFLDAVSNRILELDRQSIIHYPGNYEQFLERKEAVLEAEEAAQDHLRNKLRTELAWLQRGARARRTKQKSRIDWIASMQAAPKPPEEKKIKIELGNQFLGAKVIDAINIGKSLGEKLLFKSFTLVTSPGDRIGIIGPNGSGKTTLLKVLAGVLPPDTGTLKIGQTVNLAWFRQEIDDLQSGQTVIGSLKEIAEYIDVGVGRDRYLTAKDLLDQFLFSPNQHHAKVDTLSGGERRRLSLLRLLMRNPNVLLLDEPTNDFDLDTLGALENYLQNFGGCLLVVSHDRSFLDKTVDTILAFEPGGVIKTYPGNYSAYLDKKEARENEQSSTVATKPKAPAKPTSPATKSGKLSYKETRELEQLDRDIQSIEDEKASLTEQLHLCGESDYKKLMEISNRIEELDNQLEEKFLRWMELSEQGKKS, translated from the coding sequence ATGCCGATTTTTACCTGTAACCAGCTCGCAAAATCTTACCACAACCGCCTGTTGTTCGAAAATGTCTCCTTCGGATTGGATGACGGAGACCGGGTGGGAATTATCGGGCGAAACGGAGCCGGAAAAACCACCCTGCTTCGGATCATCGCCGGCGAGGAACAACCCGATACCGGTCAGGTGGTATTTAACAAATCGGCCCGGTTCCGGTATCTTCCTCAGCTTCCTTCCTTCGACCGGCACGCCAATCCGCTCGATACGGTACTCATGGCCCGTCCCGATCAGTACCGGCTGTTAAAAGAATATGATCAGATTGCCCACTCGACCAGTCCCGACACCGACCGTCTGGCCGTACTGGCCCATGATCTCGACGCCACTGGTGGCTGGAATCTGGAACAGCAGGCACGCGAAATGCTTCACCGGCTGGGTGTCACTGACTTCTCGGCCGATGTGACCACGCTTTCGGGCGGGCAGCGCAAGCGGATTGCCCTGGCACAGGTTCTGCTTTCCGATCCCGACCTGCTCATTCTGGATGAGCCCACCAACCATCTGGATGCGGATACCGTGCAATGGCTTCAGGATGTGCTTCAGCAGTCACCACGGGCTTTGCTGCTCATCACCCACGACCGGTATTTTCTCGATGCCGTCAGTAACCGCATTCTCGAACTGGACCGGCAATCGATCATTCACTATCCGGGTAATTACGAACAGTTTCTCGAGCGGAAAGAAGCCGTTCTGGAAGCCGAAGAAGCCGCCCAGGATCATCTGCGGAATAAGCTGCGAACCGAACTGGCCTGGTTGCAGCGGGGTGCCCGCGCACGCCGGACGAAACAGAAAAGCCGCATCGACTGGATTGCCTCCATGCAGGCGGCCCCAAAACCACCCGAAGAGAAGAAAATCAAAATCGAGCTGGGAAATCAGTTTCTGGGTGCCAAAGTTATTGATGCCATCAACATCGGTAAGTCCCTTGGGGAAAAACTCCTCTTCAAATCTTTCACCCTTGTCACCTCACCGGGAGACCGGATTGGCATCATTGGTCCGAACGGAAGCGGGAAGACCACCCTGCTGAAAGTCCTGGCTGGTGTGCTTCCTCCCGATACTGGCACGTTAAAAATCGGACAAACAGTCAACCTCGCCTGGTTCCGGCAGGAAATTGATGATTTGCAGTCGGGGCAGACGGTTATCGGGTCGCTGAAGGAGATTGCCGAATACATCGATGTGGGGGTTGGCCGCGACCGCTATCTGACCGCCAAAGATCTGCTCGATCAGTTTTTGTTTTCCCCGAATCAGCATCATGCAAAGGTGGATACCCTTTCGGGGGGTGAACGACGCCGGCTGTCCCTGCTTCGGCTGCTCATGCGGAATCCGAATGTGCTGCTGCTTGATGAACCCACCAACGATTTCGATCTGGATACACTTGGTGCACTCGAAAATTATCTGCAGAATTTTGGCGGATGTCTGCTGGTGGTTTCCCACGACCGGTCGTTTCTCGATAAAACCGTCGATACGATCCTGGCGTTCGAACCCGGCGGCGTGATTAAAACTTACCCGGGAAATTACTCGGCCTACCTCGATAAAAAGGAAGCCCGCGAAAACGAGCAGTCATCCACCGTTGCAACCAAACCAAAAGCACCGGCAAAACCCACCTCCCCGGCCACCAAATCAGGGAAACTGTCCTACAAGGAAACCCGGGAACTGGAACAACTCGACCGGGATATTCAATCCATCGAAGATGAAAAAGCCAGCCTGACCGAACAGTTACATCTCTGCGGCGAATCGGATTATAAGAAGCTGATGGAGATTTCCAACCGGATTGAGGAACTGGATAACCAGCTCGAGGAAAAATTTCTTCGGTGGATGGAATTGTCTGAGCAGGGAAAAAAGAGCTGA
- a CDS encoding NAD-dependent malic enzyme has product MHQFPDQVSRLSDLPTGYDLLHHPWFSKGTAFTEEERDLLNLRGLLPPIVSTIEGQTQRAINNIRKKSTNLEKYIFLVTLQERNETLFYRLLMDHLEELMPIIYTPTVGQACSEYLHIFRRPMGLQLSKRDKGRFKQILQNWPRKDVRVIVVTDGERILGLGDLGLGGIGIPVGKMALYTALAGIHPGHNLPIIIDVGTNNPRLLNEPLYLGLKEERIRGQEYDDLIDEFVWAVQEVYPKALIQFEDFANLNAFRLLEAYEDRISCFNDDIQGTASVAVAGVFAALKETRTRLADHRILFLGAGEAATGIGHLIVDALKEDGMPEPEAKTHCWFVDSKGLVVTGREGIGGHKAFFAHTGEFTADLLTAIRLLKPTILIGASGQGGSFTREVIEAMAAINDRPVIFALSNPTSHAECTAEQAYGWSGGRAIFASGSPFDPVTIDGKTRYPGQGNNAYIFPAVGLAAVVTAASRIPNETFLIAAHALSELVTDQERSEGRLYPTLTRIREVSFHIALAVTRFLFRKRLARVKEPADPESWLRTFIYEPRYPDYTRLPR; this is encoded by the coding sequence ATGCATCAGTTTCCCGATCAGGTCTCCCGTCTTTCCGATCTACCCACCGGGTACGATCTGCTTCATCATCCCTGGTTCAGCAAAGGAACCGCCTTTACCGAAGAAGAGCGCGATTTGCTCAACCTTCGTGGTCTGTTGCCTCCCATCGTCAGCACCATTGAGGGCCAGACTCAGCGGGCCATCAATAACATCCGGAAAAAATCGACCAATCTGGAAAAGTACATTTTTCTGGTGACCCTGCAGGAACGGAATGAGACTCTGTTTTACCGGTTGCTGATGGACCACCTGGAAGAACTGATGCCCATCATTTACACACCAACCGTCGGACAGGCCTGTTCTGAGTACCTGCATATTTTCCGCCGGCCTATGGGACTTCAGCTTTCCAAGCGGGACAAGGGCCGGTTTAAACAGATTCTTCAGAACTGGCCGCGCAAGGATGTCCGGGTCATTGTGGTAACCGATGGGGAGCGCATTCTCGGACTTGGCGACCTGGGTCTTGGCGGTATCGGGATTCCGGTGGGGAAAATGGCCCTTTATACTGCATTGGCCGGTATCCACCCGGGACACAATCTGCCCATTATTATCGATGTGGGAACCAACAATCCCAGACTGCTGAATGAGCCCCTCTATCTCGGACTGAAAGAGGAACGGATCCGCGGTCAGGAATACGATGATCTGATTGATGAATTCGTCTGGGCCGTGCAGGAAGTGTATCCCAAAGCGCTGATTCAATTCGAGGATTTTGCAAACCTGAATGCGTTCCGGTTGCTGGAAGCGTATGAAGACCGCATTTCCTGCTTCAATGATGATATACAGGGTACAGCCAGTGTGGCGGTGGCCGGTGTCTTTGCCGCTCTGAAGGAAACCCGGACCCGTCTGGCCGACCACCGCATTCTGTTCCTCGGCGCCGGTGAAGCTGCCACGGGAATCGGACATCTGATCGTGGACGCTCTGAAGGAAGACGGCATGCCGGAACCGGAAGCAAAGACCCATTGCTGGTTTGTCGATTCGAAAGGGCTGGTCGTTACCGGCCGGGAAGGCATCGGCGGACACAAGGCCTTTTTCGCACATACGGGCGAGTTTACTGCTGACCTGCTGACGGCCATCCGGTTGTTAAAACCCACCATTCTCATCGGTGCCTCGGGTCAGGGAGGATCCTTTACCCGCGAGGTGATTGAAGCCATGGCTGCAATCAATGACAGGCCGGTGATTTTTGCGCTTTCCAATCCGACTTCCCATGCAGAATGCACGGCTGAACAGGCGTATGGCTGGTCGGGCGGACGGGCCATTTTTGCCAGCGGAAGTCCGTTCGATCCGGTCACCATCGATGGAAAAACCCGGTATCCCGGACAGGGAAACAACGCTTACATCTTCCCGGCAGTCGGACTGGCGGCAGTGGTGACGGCTGCCAGCCGGATTCCCAATGAAACGTTTCTGATCGCAGCTCATGCGCTTTCCGAACTGGTGACCGACCAGGAACGGTCAGAAGGACGGTTGTATCCCACCCTGACCCGAATCAGAGAAGTCTCCTTCCACATTGCACTGGCGGTGACCCGGTTTCTTTTCAGAAAACGGCTGGCCCGCGTGAAAGAACCGGCTGACCCGGAATCCTGGCTGCGCACGTTTATTTACGAACCCAGATACCCCGATTACACCCGGCTGCCCCGGTAA
- a CDS encoding esterase, with the protein MKSAFLIRSDPDRLYQLIFRRSVLKKFVVPSKSLGLSRTVYVYFPVGYENLDQRFPVLYLFRNHESEWINRKQDGSRQGRNVRDVLDELIRTGKMKPLLVVMPGMGSLDNHIPGLGVNFSHPALASGREGIGTGRFEDYLIRDLIPWVDHRFRTLPGPYHRGTDGFSLGGYTAVQLVLRHPDLFHTAGSFDGTHMWLNFRDPRGGGGPDKTWTESTMFEPAFGKPFSIPLALEYNASNLLTQLARSRKRPDLKFLITCVNREPDGNRDRALHLLYQLDKAGYRNELPTHVLDPDASHNWYWADRHLALTAPVHSRLLWEKA; encoded by the coding sequence GTGAAATCTGCATTCCTGATCCGCTCCGATCCTGACCGCCTGTACCAGCTGATTTTCCGCCGGTCGGTGCTGAAAAAATTTGTGGTTCCCTCGAAGAGTCTGGGACTTTCCCGGACGGTCTATGTTTATTTCCCGGTCGGCTATGAAAATCTGGATCAGCGGTTTCCGGTTTTGTACCTTTTCAGAAACCATGAAAGCGAATGGATCAACCGCAAGCAGGATGGATCGCGTCAGGGACGGAATGTGCGTGACGTGCTCGATGAACTCATCCGCACCGGTAAAATGAAGCCGCTTCTGGTGGTCATGCCCGGGATGGGCAGTCTGGATAATCACATTCCCGGATTGGGTGTCAATTTCTCTCATCCGGCCCTGGCCAGCGGACGGGAAGGGATCGGAACCGGCCGTTTCGAAGATTACCTGATCAGGGACCTGATTCCCTGGGTGGATCACCGTTTCCGCACGCTTCCCGGTCCCTATCACCGGGGAACCGATGGATTTTCTCTCGGTGGGTACACGGCGGTTCAGCTGGTCCTTCGCCATCCGGATCTGTTTCACACCGCCGGTTCTTTTGATGGCACCCACATGTGGCTGAATTTCCGCGATCCGCGCGGAGGCGGCGGTCCCGATAAGACCTGGACGGAATCCACCATGTTTGAACCCGCCTTCGGGAAACCATTTTCCATTCCGCTGGCACTTGAGTACAATGCATCGAACCTGCTGACCCAGCTGGCCCGATCCCGGAAAAGACCCGACCTGAAGTTCCTGATCACCTGCGTTAACCGCGAACCCGACGGAAACCGGGATCGGGCGCTTCACCTGCTGTATCAGCTCGATAAAGCCGGTTACCGGAACGAACTTCCCACCCATGTTCTCGATCCGGATGCATCGCACAACTGGTACTGGGCCGATCGCCACCTGGCCCTGACGGCCCCGGTTCACAGCCGGTTGCTGTGGGAAAAAGCCTGA
- a CDS encoding rhodanese-like domain-containing protein — translation MKKWLILPAGFILFLMGCSADKPVDMDAWQREHYGFIIRTSGQMVSKLGDTNVVFIDTRRFTDFEEARIPGAFPADERGGTARLTLAMLDTSKTVVVYCGTSVCDTKLFPVLAEMNFRKVIYLSDGFGGWIYNGFPVERGFPALQ, via the coding sequence ATGAAAAAATGGTTGATCCTTCCGGCCGGATTCATTCTGTTTCTGATGGGTTGTTCCGCAGACAAACCGGTGGATATGGATGCCTGGCAACGGGAACATTACGGATTTATCATCCGTACCTCGGGGCAGATGGTGAGTAAACTGGGAGATACCAATGTGGTCTTCATCGATACGCGCCGCTTCACCGATTTTGAGGAAGCCCGGATTCCGGGTGCGTTTCCTGCCGACGAACGCGGAGGAACCGCCCGCCTGACACTGGCCATGCTCGACACATCAAAGACGGTGGTGGTCTATTGCGGAACCTCGGTCTGTGATACCAAACTGTTTCCGGTTCTGGCTGAAATGAACTTCAGGAAGGTGATTTATCTGTCGGATGGATTCGGTGGCTGGATTTACAACGGTTTCCCGGTGGAACGCGGATTCCCGGCTCTGCAATAG
- a CDS encoding carboxylate-amine ligase translates to MLERPDFTLGIEEEFMIVDPVSGELKSSISEIFEDGKMILQEKIKPEMHMSVVEVGTHICKTTSEARQEIVSLRSEISKLARAQGLEIAASGTHPFSHWKDQDIHPDSRYLKIVEDMQIVARSNLIFGLHVHVGISDKQTAIQLMNEVRYFLPHILALSTNSPFWIGRETGLMSYRTKVFDKFPRTGIPDYFPTHWDFANYVDTLVKVNSIDNAKKIWWDVRPHPFFPTLEFRVADVQMRVDETIALTALIQSLCLTLWKMRTKNIGWRMYRRDFIMENKWRAARYGIRGNMIDFGKTMEVPTVELLYELIEFVAEAAEELGCRKDLMYIHKMISNGTGAERQLQAHKESGGDFAKLVQYIVRETHTGLPV, encoded by the coding sequence ATGTTAGAACGTCCCGATTTTACACTGGGAATCGAAGAAGAGTTCATGATTGTGGACCCGGTATCGGGTGAACTGAAATCGAGCATTTCGGAAATTTTCGAAGATGGGAAGATGATCCTTCAGGAGAAGATCAAACCCGAAATGCACATGTCGGTGGTCGAAGTGGGAACCCACATCTGCAAAACCACCAGCGAAGCCCGGCAGGAAATCGTTTCGCTCCGCAGCGAAATTTCGAAACTGGCACGGGCACAGGGGCTCGAAATTGCAGCCTCGGGAACCCATCCCTTCAGTCACTGGAAGGATCAGGATATTCACCCCGACAGCCGGTACCTGAAAATTGTGGAAGACATGCAGATTGTTGCACGAAGCAATCTGATTTTCGGTCTTCACGTTCATGTGGGAATCAGCGACAAGCAGACGGCCATTCAGCTGATGAACGAAGTGAGATATTTTCTCCCTCACATTCTGGCGCTTTCGACCAATTCACCCTTCTGGATCGGACGAGAAACCGGCCTGATGAGCTACCGGACCAAGGTGTTCGATAAATTTCCCCGGACCGGAATTCCCGACTATTTCCCGACTCACTGGGATTTTGCCAATTATGTTGACACCCTGGTGAAGGTGAATTCCATTGATAACGCCAAGAAAATCTGGTGGGATGTCCGTCCGCATCCGTTTTTCCCAACGCTGGAATTCCGGGTGGCCGATGTTCAGATGCGGGTGGATGAAACCATTGCACTGACCGCTCTGATTCAGTCACTCTGCCTCACCCTGTGGAAAATGCGGACGAAGAACATTGGCTGGCGCATGTATCGTCGCGACTTCATCATGGAAAACAAATGGCGGGCGGCCCGTTACGGCATCCGCGGAAACATGATTGATTTTGGCAAGACCATGGAAGTGCCCACTGTGGAACTGCTGTATGAACTGATTGAGTTTGTGGCTGAAGCCGCCGAGGAACTCGGTTGCCGCAAAGACCTGATGTACATCCATAAAATGATCTCGAACGGAACCGGGGCCGAACGTCAGCTTCAGGCCCACAAGGAGTCGGGTGGAGATTTTGCAAAACTGGTGCAGTACATCGTTCGCGAAACCCACACCGGATTACCTGTCTGA
- a CDS encoding DUF3078 domain-containing protein has protein sequence MKTRLTLTLFFLFTLVQLNAQTIGPFASKGTTGLNFSQTGFNNWAGGGENAISTTAYFNLSLDQVTDNFTWNNYIDVAYGLVKQGEKDFRKAEDKLTLQSKIGRKLNDQWNLTGLLELKTQFDAGFKYETKAGIETKSFVSRFMSPGYVNLAIGFDYVPLPNLSVFITPATGKATYVLDDVLAKAGAYGVDPGDNALYEFGAYLNAKYTETLMENVSLLTKLNLFSSYEKLQYIDVNWENLISMKINTYLSASISTTLMYDDDIVLQKDDGTIGRSVQFKEVIGLGLSYTF, from the coding sequence ATGAAAACACGACTGACGCTTACCCTGTTTTTCCTGTTCACCCTTGTCCAGCTGAATGCACAGACCATCGGTCCCTTCGCTTCGAAAGGAACCACCGGTCTGAATTTTTCGCAAACCGGATTTAACAACTGGGCCGGCGGGGGAGAAAATGCCATTTCCACCACCGCATACTTTAACCTTTCCCTCGATCAGGTAACCGACAATTTCACCTGGAACAACTACATCGATGTCGCCTACGGATTGGTTAAACAGGGGGAAAAGGATTTCAGAAAGGCCGAGGATAAACTGACCCTTCAGTCAAAAATCGGTCGCAAACTGAATGATCAATGGAACCTGACCGGTCTTCTGGAACTGAAGACCCAGTTCGATGCCGGATTTAAGTATGAAACCAAAGCCGGAATTGAAACCAAATCCTTTGTTTCCCGCTTCATGTCACCCGGGTATGTGAATCTGGCCATTGGTTTTGATTATGTGCCGCTTCCCAATCTGTCGGTGTTTATCACTCCTGCCACCGGAAAAGCCACCTATGTGCTGGATGATGTACTTGCCAAAGCCGGTGCCTACGGGGTCGATCCGGGCGACAATGCCTTGTATGAATTTGGTGCCTACCTGAATGCCAAATACACCGAAACCCTCATGGAAAATGTTTCACTGCTGACGAAACTGAACCTCTTCTCTTCCTATGAGAAATTGCAGTACATCGATGTGAACTGGGAAAACCTGATCTCTATGAAAATCAACACGTACCTCTCTGCCAGTATCAGCACCACCCTGATGTACGATGACGACATCGTTCTGCAGAAAGACGATGGCACCATCGGCCGGTCTGTGCAGTTCAAGGAAGTGATCGGTCTCGGTCTTTCCTACACCTTCTGA
- a CDS encoding DUF3857 domain-containing transglutaminase family protein yields MRKYLLISGLSVLVLLPGCLSTNLFVDINQLQTDLVDIGPITPEAFPEDDAVTLLNETTVNVSLVTGARFTRPETEVTYHTVRKIFRNLSAYSSISLQLDNDDILKSVGARVINPDGTIVVVQDADIVKVSYEAGVGMDKEKGNSIKITFPGLRENSMIEYFYVVNNSAFFSTARWDIQEYEPVLKNDYKLIAPRIMIIPKENDGYGWTWRFKAYNFQLDDPVQTNLANPSGNLNDAKVMYHWSVKNVPAFRPDPNMPDHSMYRGYLRFADFDWSDWNVIAKEYLEYYYKDRLQATDSVKKLTSSLVAGKKSDEEKIQSLYDYAQGLRYEAIPLGERGFRPALPADVIRLGYGDCKDKSTLLITMLRELGYKAEPVLVLTMDEGRMDPNFPSMRFNHMIAKAETRAGKVLWLDPTMRYARLDDLRWDCEDINVLVLHDNKTATIERTPGSISRDNITTINQVVTIDNSDSLQFDVEMIYRGERNHGRRNQFKDYSALDLEKYCKSMMGDDFLNIRLLKVSHGPLDSIHQDFALRFSFKTSAAISRQGDLVFVHTDPFELIDKTSWLSKDKRKYPIEFAYPYILRKNITVNFPDKRYKLRTLPEAYQKSTDHLAYKKVFTQPSAGQLVSSEEFELKGIVINPRYYSDVKQFYEGTKSKMKEKVIFTYQ; encoded by the coding sequence ATGAGAAAATATTTGCTGATTTCCGGACTGTCGGTTCTGGTTCTCCTGCCCGGCTGCCTTTCCACCAATCTGTTCGTGGATATCAATCAACTTCAGACCGATCTGGTCGATATCGGTCCGATCACCCCGGAAGCTTTCCCGGAAGATGATGCGGTCACGTTACTGAATGAAACCACGGTGAATGTCTCTCTTGTCACCGGAGCAAGGTTCACACGCCCCGAGACCGAAGTCACCTACCACACAGTGCGAAAAATTTTCAGAAACCTGAGTGCCTATTCCAGCATTTCCCTCCAGCTTGACAATGATGACATTTTAAAATCGGTGGGTGCCCGCGTGATCAATCCGGATGGTACCATCGTGGTGGTTCAGGATGCAGATATCGTAAAAGTCTCCTATGAGGCGGGTGTGGGGATGGACAAAGAAAAGGGAAATTCGATAAAAATCACCTTTCCGGGCCTGCGTGAAAATTCAATGATTGAGTACTTCTATGTGGTGAATAACAGTGCCTTCTTCAGTACCGCCCGATGGGATATTCAGGAGTACGAACCGGTTTTAAAAAACGACTATAAACTGATTGCTCCACGTATCATGATCATTCCAAAGGAAAATGATGGGTATGGATGGACCTGGAGGTTTAAGGCATACAATTTCCAATTGGATGATCCGGTTCAGACCAATCTGGCCAACCCAAGCGGAAACCTCAATGACGCAAAAGTGATGTATCACTGGTCCGTGAAAAATGTTCCCGCCTTCCGGCCCGATCCCAACATGCCCGATCATTCCATGTACCGCGGTTATCTGCGTTTTGCCGATTTTGACTGGTCCGATTGGAATGTGATTGCAAAAGAGTATCTGGAATACTACTACAAGGACCGCCTGCAGGCAACCGATTCTGTGAAAAAGCTTACCAGTTCGCTGGTGGCCGGAAAGAAATCGGATGAGGAAAAAATTCAGTCATTGTATGACTATGCACAGGGACTCCGGTACGAAGCCATTCCGTTAGGAGAGCGTGGATTCCGGCCAGCATTGCCAGCTGATGTGATCCGGCTCGGATACGGGGATTGCAAGGACAAATCCACCCTCCTGATCACCATGCTGAGAGAGCTGGGTTATAAAGCCGAACCGGTGCTGGTTCTGACCATGGATGAAGGCCGGATGGACCCGAATTTCCCTTCAATGCGGTTTAATCACATGATTGCCAAAGCAGAAACCAGGGCAGGGAAGGTTCTGTGGCTCGATCCTACCATGCGGTATGCCCGCCTGGATGATCTCCGGTGGGATTGCGAGGATATCAATGTGCTGGTTCTTCACGATAACAAGACCGCCACGATTGAGCGGACCCCGGGCAGTATCAGCCGGGACAATATCACCACCATCAACCAGGTGGTCACCATTGATAACAGCGATTCCCTTCAGTTCGATGTGGAAATGATTTACAGGGGAGAGCGTAATCATGGCAGACGGAATCAATTTAAGGATTATTCGGCGTTGGATCTGGAGAAATACTGCAAATCGATGATGGGAGATGATTTCCTGAACATCCGGTTGCTGAAGGTATCACACGGCCCGCTTGATTCGATTCATCAGGATTTTGCTCTCCGCTTTTCGTTTAAAACCTCTGCTGCCATCAGCCGGCAGGGTGATCTGGTCTTTGTTCATACCGATCCCTTTGAACTGATTGATAAAACCAGCTGGCTCAGCAAGGATAAACGCAAATACCCCATCGAGTTTGCCTACCCGTACATTCTCCGGAAAAACATCACCGTGAATTTTCCGGATAAACGATATAAACTGAGAACCCTTCCGGAGGCCTATCAGAAATCAACCGATCATCTGGCATATAAAAAAGTCTTCACACAACCCTCCGCCGGACAGTTAGTTTCTTCAGAGGAGTTTGAACTGAAGGGAATCGTGATCAATCCGCGTTACTATTCAGACGTAAAGCAGTTTTACGAAGGCACCAAATCGAAAATGAAGGAAAAGGTCATTTTCACCTACCAGTAA
- a CDS encoding glycoside hydrolase: MKTSLLYLTLLLTGLTTVQAEEWKQIVSLRGDWKFSLGDDASWASPSLSDDHWNSIRVPGSWENQGFEGYDGYAWYRVKVTIPERKSPRPLYLHLGYIDDASEVYLNGILIGKSGEFPPGFNSSFNNFQRYYIHPELLRSGQEQVIAIRVYDGALSGGISHGRIGIFELNDAPELNVNMAGRWKFTPGDSPDYRDELFDEGPWSSVWVPSAWETQGFRGYDGYGWYRIRFKVPEYLLDQPLVLLLGKIDDVDEAWVNGCFVGRTGRLGPGSDFYQEYRELRAYLMPPGTFTNGVNVLAVRVYDNLLNGGIYEGPIGLISLDRYRDWEKSQRTTSSPVEYLPANN; the protein is encoded by the coding sequence ATGAAGACCAGCCTCCTCTATCTCACCCTTTTACTGACCGGTCTGACCACCGTTCAGGCCGAAGAATGGAAACAGATTGTTTCCCTGCGGGGAGACTGGAAGTTTTCACTGGGCGATGATGCTTCCTGGGCCAGTCCGTCCTTAAGCGATGATCACTGGAATTCCATCCGGGTTCCGGGCAGCTGGGAAAATCAGGGATTCGAGGGATACGATGGTTATGCCTGGTACCGGGTGAAGGTTACCATCCCCGAACGCAAGTCACCACGGCCGCTTTATCTGCATCTCGGTTACATTGATGACGCCAGCGAGGTGTATCTAAACGGAATTCTGATCGGCAAATCGGGTGAATTCCCTCCGGGATTCAATTCTTCCTTCAACAATTTCCAGCGCTATTACATCCACCCGGAACTCCTGCGCTCGGGTCAGGAGCAGGTGATTGCCATTCGTGTGTACGACGGGGCATTGAGTGGCGGAATCAGTCATGGCAGGATCGGCATTTTCGAACTGAATGATGCCCCTGAGCTGAATGTCAACATGGCCGGCCGGTGGAAATTCACACCCGGAGACAGCCCAGACTACCGTGATGAGCTTTTTGATGAGGGTCCGTGGTCCTCGGTTTGGGTTCCTTCTGCGTGGGAAACCCAGGGATTCCGGGGTTACGATGGTTATGGCTGGTACCGGATCCGGTTTAAGGTTCCGGAATATCTGCTCGATCAGCCGCTGGTGCTTCTGCTCGGAAAAATTGATGATGTGGATGAAGCCTGGGTGAATGGCTGTTTTGTGGGCCGGACCGGTCGTCTGGGACCCGGATCCGATTTTTATCAGGAATACCGTGAATTGCGGGCCTACCTGATGCCTCCCGGTACCTTTACCAACGGTGTCAATGTTCTGGCGGTTCGTGTGTATGACAATCTGCTCAATGGCGGAATCTACGAAGGGCCGATTGGTCTTATTTCGCTCGACCGGTACCGCGACTGGGAAAAGAGCCAGCGGACCACCAGCTCTCCCGTGGAGTATCTGCCCGCAAACAACTGA